The proteins below are encoded in one region of Rana temporaria chromosome 2, aRanTem1.1, whole genome shotgun sequence:
- the KLHL34 gene encoding kelch-like protein 34, with translation MSYFLAFCKSHRGLVFTQYQVLRSHRHLCDVSLVVDGHEFPAHKSLLACSSDYFNAMFKDYTKESRASVIHLKVITAAGLQSILDFIYTAWLSLSLKTLEDTLEAANYLQVVDAIPLCSKFLINSCDLENCCFVANIALKYYLVDALEEAEQFIKNNLWNLLQEDIEGTELVELNVKSMINLIKSDNIPKVNEQYLLSLVLKWLQYDRTRLLHANVFFENVRYGLLSLDTLRELYKQSEVPLTPSIKNIIIKAINYHSFPSKQPLLQDKYSTLRNQKGWILLVGGTANGELVENVLGFDVYSHKWRMVTNLKVKVQHHCTCVIGNFLYVIGGETTESTKSSSSSTCLLATNVVYRFDPRFNKWIQVSSMLEQRAQFSCCVVDNHIFVIGGRGNQQVTYSSVEVYDINRDAWTRSKDLPCKIHGQANAVHNNIIYISGGKLDGRVNSSKDVFSFNRLEGQWKKQAPMTIARFGHQMATVKDSIFTFLGIYEPFSDIESYDPMHNQWTRLRPMTFDRFCYGLVVVEQTVLFLGGKKWQDSREVATHNVVGYDAENDCWEEICSLAFPFCGLKCEILQMTDVNEANDINDKVHSQMK, from the coding sequence ATGAGTTATTTCTTGGCTTTCTGCAAGTCTCATCGTGGCTTGGTGTTTACTCAGTATCAGGTGCTCCGATCTCACAGACACTTGTGCGATGTTTCACTAGTTGTAGATGGCCATGAGTTCCCTGCACATAAGTCATTGTTGGCTTGCTCTAGTGACTACTTCAATGCAATGTTTAAAGATTACACAAAAGAGTCCAGAGCCTCCGTTATTCACCTAAAAGTTATCACGGCAGCAGGTCTACAAAGCATTCTGGATTTTATATACACAGCATGGCTGTCTCTTTCCTTGAAAACTTTGGAAGATACTTTGGAAGCTGCAAATTATCTGCAAGTGGTGGATGCAATACCGTTATGTAGTAAGTTCCTAATCAATAGCTGTGACTTGGAAAACTGTTGCTTTGTTGCCAATATTGCTTTAAAATATTACCTTGTAGATGCTTTAGAAGAAGCAGAACAgtttatcaaaaataatttatggAATCTGTTACAAGAAGATATAGAAGGGACAGAGTTGGTGGAATTAAATGTAAAGTCAATGATAAACTTAATTAAATCGGATAATATTCCTAAAGTCAATGAGCAATATTTATTAAGTTTAGTTCTTAAGTGGTTACAATATGATAGAACCAGACTTTTACATGCTAACGTGTTTTTTGAAAATGTCAGATATGGTCTGTTGTCGCTGGATACCCTCAGGGAACTTTACAAACAATCAGAGGTTCCTTTAACACCATCTATCAAAAATATCATCATAAAAGCAATAAACTATCATTCCTTCCCCTCAAAGCAACCTCTTTTACAGGATAAATACAGTACTCTGCGGAACCAAAAGGGATGGATACTTCTTGTTGGAGGAACAGCCAATGGGGAATTAGTTGAGAATGTTCTAGGATTTGATGTCTACTCTCATAAGTGGAGAATGGTAACAAATCTAAAAGTAAAAGTTCAGCATCATTGCACTTGTGTGATTGGTAACTTCCTCTATGTGATTGGAGGAGAAACTACTGAGAGTACAAAGAGCAGCTCAAGCAGCACTTGTTTGTTGGCTACAAATGTTGTCTACCGCTTTGACCCAAGGTTCAATAAATGGATCCAAGTCAGCTCCATGTTGGAACAAAGAGCACAGTTTTCCTGTTGTGTTGTAGACAATCACATCTTTGTTATTGGTGGCAGGGGCAATCAACAAGTCACATATTCATCAGTGGAAGTTTATGACATAAACAGAGATGCTTGGACAAGATCTAAAGACTTGCCTTGCAAAATACATGGTCAAGCAAATGCAGTGCATAATAACATAATTTATATCTCTGGAGGCAAACTTGATGGCCGAGTCAACAGCTCTAAGGATGTGTTTTCTTTTAATAGACTAGAAGGACAGTGGAAAAAACAAGCACCTATGACAATTGCAAGGTTTGGTCACCAGATGGCCACTGTAAAGGATTCAATATTCACATTCTTGGGAATTTATGAACCATTTTCTGATATAGAAAGCTATGATCCAATGCACAATCAATGGACTCGTTTGAGGCCAATGACCTTCGACCGGTTTTGCTATGGTTTAGTGGTGGTGGAGCAAACTGTGCTTTTCCTAGGTGGCAAAAAATGGCAAGATTCTCGAGAGGTTGCAACACATAACGTTGTTGGGTATGATGCAGAAAATGACTGCTGGGAAGAGATTTGCAGTCTGGCTTTTCCATTTTGTGGACTAAAATGCGAAATTCTCCAGATGACAGATGTAAATGAAGCCAATGACATAAATGACAAAGTGCATTCACAGATGAAGTGA